From the genome of Uranotaenia lowii strain MFRU-FL chromosome 1, ASM2978415v1, whole genome shotgun sequence, one region includes:
- the LOC129738984 gene encoding V-type proton ATPase 116 kDa subunit a 1 isoform X2 has protein sequence MGSLFRSEEMTLCQLFLQSEAAYACVSELGELGLVQFRDLNPDVNAFQRKFVNEVRRCDEMERKLRYLEKEIKKDGIPMLDTGESPEAPQPREMIDLEATFEKLENELREVNQNAEALKRNFLELTELKHILRKTQVFFDEQEGGMHTTESMTRALITDESRTGKAMGPVQLGFLEKSQETEEYLPCFVAGVILRERLPAFERMLWRACRGNVFLRQAIIESHLEDPANGDKVYKSVFIIFFQGDQLKTRVKKICEGFRATLYPCPEAPTDRREMAMGVMTRIEDLNTVLGQTQDHRHRVLVAAAKNLKNWFVKVRKIKAIYHTLNLFNLDVTQKCLIAECWVPLLDIETIQIALRRGTERSGSSVPPILNRMETFEDPPTYNRTNKFTNAFQALINAYGVASYREMNPAPYTIITFPFLFAVMFGDLGHGAIMALFGLWMVLKEKPLAAKKSDNEIWKIFFGGRYIILLMGVFSMYTGFVYNDIFSKSLNVFGSAWSINYNTSTVMENKALQLDPGSKDYSQTPYPIGLDPVWQVASNKIIFLNAYKMKISIILGVLHMLFGVFVGLFNHRYFKNKMAVYCEFIPQVIFLVFLFFYMTLLMFMKWTKYSAMDEELRFRPGCAPSILITFINMVLFKPPPEGDVCSPWMYAGQAGLQKFLVVIALLCVPWMLLAKPIMIMRSRKEAAHQPMAPYSNENGDADGSLTQNNVAQSGGAPQQGGGGGHGHDNEEMSEIFIHQGIHTIEYVLGSVSHTASYLRLWALSLAHAQLAEVLWGMVLKNGLSQGGWIGGIALWAIFGFWAVLTVGILVMMEGLSAFLHTLRLHWVEFQSKFYAGLGYAFQPFSFEMILESSGASEE, from the exons ATGGGTTCGCTGTTTCGCAGCGAAGAGATGACCCTGTGTCAGCTCTTCCTCCAGAGTGAGGCGGCGTACGCATGCGTATCCGAGCTGGGAGAGCTTGGTTTGGTGCAGTTCCGGGAT CTCAACCCGGACGTGAATGCCTTCCAGCGGAAGTTCGTCAATGAGGTGCGCCGCTGCGACGAGATGGAGCGCAAGTTGCGCTACCTGGAGAAGGAAATCAAGAAGGACGGTATCCCGATGCTGGATACCGGCGAGAGCCCGGAAGCTCCCCAGCCCCGGGAGATGATCGACCTGGAGGCCACCTTCGAGAAGCTGGAGAACGAGCTACGGGAGGTGAACCAAAACGCGGAAGCGCTGAAGCGCAACTTCCTGGAACTAACCGAGCTGAAGCACATCCTCCGTAAGACTCAGGTTTTCTTCGACGAG CAAGAAGGTGGCATGCACACCACTGAATCGATGACCCGGGCGTTGATCACCGACGAGTCTCGCACCGGAAAGGCGATGGGCCCGGTCCAGTTGGG TTTTCTGGAAAAGTCACAAGAAACAGAAGAGTACCTACCGTG TTTTGTAGCCGGTGTCATTCTGCGCGAACGTTTGCCAGCCTTCGAACGGATGTTGTGGCGTGCCTGCAGAGGCAATGTCTTCTTGCGTCAGGCCATTATCGAATCCCACCTGGAGGATCCGGCTAAT GGTGACAAGGTGTACAAGTCGGTGTTCATCATCTTCTTCCAAGGTGACCAATTGAAGACGCGGGTCAAGAAGATCTGTGAAGGATTCCGCGCTACGCTCTATCCATGTCCGGAGGCTCCCACCGATCGGCGTGAGATGGCCATGGGCGTTATGACCCGTATTGAGGACCTGAACACCGTTCTCGGTCAAACGCAGGATCATCGTCATCGGGTGCTGGTAGCAGCTGCAAAGAACTTGAAGAATTGGTTCGTCAAGGTGCGCAAGATAAAGGCCATCTACCATACTTTGAACTTGTTCAACTTGGACGTTACTCAGAAGTGTTTGATTGCGGAATGCTGGGTACCGTTGTTGGACATCGAAACGATCCAAATTGCGTTGCGCAGAGGTACGGAGCGTTCGGGTTCTTCGGTGCCTCCCATTCTGAACCGTATGGAAACGTTTGAGGATCCGCCGACCTACAACCGGACGAACAAGTTCACTAATGCTTTCCAGGCGTTGATCAATGCCTATGGTGTCGCCAGCTATCGGGAAATGAATCCAGCTCCCTATACGATTATTACTTTCCCGTTCCTGTTCGCGGTGATGTTCGGCGATTTGGGACACGGCGCCATCATGGCTTTGTTTGGCTTGTGGATGGTGCTGAAGGAAAAGCCGCTGGCTGCTAAGAAATCTGAcaatgaaatttggaaaatctttTTTGGCGGACGATACATTATTTTGCTGATGGGCGTTTTCTCGATGTACACCGGTTTCGTGTATAACGACATATTCTCCAAGTCACTGAACGTTTTCGGATCTGCTTGGAGCATCAATTACAATACTTCGACTGTTATGGAGAACAAAGCTCTGCAGTTGGATCCAGGTTCCAAGGATTATTCACAGACCCCGTATCCAATTGGATTGGATCCAGTTTGGCAGGTCGCGTCCAACAAGATCATCTTTTTGAATGCCTACAAGATGAAGATTTCGATCATTTTGGGTGTCCTGCATATGTTGTTTGGTGTTTTTGTTGGACTGTTCAATCATCGctacttcaaaaataaaatggcCGTTTACTGCGAGTTTATTCCTCAAGTCATCTTTTTGGTGTTCTTGTTCTTCTACATGACTCTGCTGATGTTCATGAAGTGGACTAAGTATTCCGCCATGGACGAAGAGCTTCGCTTTAGACCCGGATGTGCCCCttcaattttgatcaccttcaTCAACATGGTCTTGTTCAAACCACCTCCAGAAGGCGATGTTTGCAGTCCCTGGATGTACGCCGGACAGGCAGGCCTCCAAAAATTCTTGGTTGTAATCGCTCTTCTTTGCGTACCTTGGATGCTTCTTGCCAAACCAATCATGATTATGAGAAGCCGTAAAGAAGCTGCT CATCAACCGATGGCTCCGTACAGTAACGAGAATGGCGATGCCGATGGAAGCTTGACTCAAAATAATGTCGCACAATCTGGAGGAGCCCCTCAACAAGGCGGTGGCGGCGGTCATGGACACGACAATGAAGAAATGtccgaaatttttattcatcaggGCATCCACACCATTGAGTATGTGCTGGGATCGGTTTCCCATACCGCTTCTTATCTGCGTTTGTGGGCCCTGTCTTTGGCTCATGCTC AATTGGCTGAAGTACTCTGGGGCATGGTGCTCAAAAACGGCTTGTCACAAGGCGGTTGGATCGGTGGAATCGCTCTCTGGGCCATCTTCGGCTTCTGGGCCGTTTTGACCGTTGGCATCCTGGTCATGATGGAAGGGCTGTCAGCTTTCCTTCATACTCTCCGTTTGCATTG GGTTGAATTCCAGAGCAAGTTCTATGCCGGTCTCGGTTACGCCTTCCAGCCGTTCTCGTTTGAAATGATTCTGGAAAGCAGTGGTGCTTCGGAAGAGTAA
- the LOC129738984 gene encoding V-type proton ATPase 116 kDa subunit a 1 isoform X3 codes for MGSLFRSEEMTLCQLFLQSEAAYACVSELGELGLVQFRDLNPDVNAFQRKFVNEVRRCDEMERKLRYLEKEIKKDGIPMLDTGESPEAPQPREMIDLEATFEKLENELREVNQNAEALKRNFLELTELKHILRKTQVFFDEMADSHREEEQVNLLGDEGIRAGGAGAQGQNLKLGFVAGVILRERLPAFERMLWRACRGNVFLRQAIIESHLEDPANGDKVYKSVFIIFFQGDQLKTRVKKICEGFRATLYPCPEAPTDRREMAMGVMTRIEDLNTVLGQTQDHRHRVLVAAAKNLKNWFVKVRKIKAIYHTLNLFNLDVTQKCLIAECWVPLLDIETIQIALRRGTERSGSSVPPILNRMETFEDPPTYNRTNKFTNAFQALINAYGVASYREMNPAPYTIITFPFLFAVMFGDLGHGAIMALFGLWMVLKEKPLAAKKSDNEIWKIFFGGRYIILLMGVFSMYTGFVYNDIFSKSLNVFGSAWSINYNTSTVMENKALQLDPGSKDYSQTPYPIGLDPVWQVASNKIIFLNAYKMKISIILGVLHMLFGVFVGLFNHRYFKNKMAVYCEFIPQVIFLVFLFFYMTLLMFMKWTKYSAMDEELRFRPGCAPSILITFINMVLFKPPPEGDVCSPWMYAGQAGLQKFLVVIALLCVPWMLLAKPIMIMRSRKEAAHQPMAPYSNENGDADGSLTQNNVAQSGGAPQQGGGGGHGHDNEEMSEIFIHQGIHTIEYVLGSVSHTASYLRLWALSLAHAQLAEVLWGMVLKNGLSQGGWIGGIALWAIFGFWAVLTVGILVMMEGLSAFLHTLRLHWVEFQSKFYAGLGYAFQPFSFEMILESSGASEE; via the exons ATGGGTTCGCTGTTTCGCAGCGAAGAGATGACCCTGTGTCAGCTCTTCCTCCAGAGTGAGGCGGCGTACGCATGCGTATCCGAGCTGGGAGAGCTTGGTTTGGTGCAGTTCCGGGAT CTCAACCCGGACGTGAATGCCTTCCAGCGGAAGTTCGTCAATGAGGTGCGCCGCTGCGACGAGATGGAGCGCAAGTTGCGCTACCTGGAGAAGGAAATCAAGAAGGACGGTATCCCGATGCTGGATACCGGCGAGAGCCCGGAAGCTCCCCAGCCCCGGGAGATGATCGACCTGGAGGCCACCTTCGAGAAGCTGGAGAACGAGCTACGGGAGGTGAACCAAAACGCGGAAGCGCTGAAGCGCAACTTCCTGGAACTAACCGAGCTGAAGCACATCCTCCGTAAGACTCAGGTTTTCTTCGACGAG ATGGCGGATTCGCACAGGGAAGAGGAACAGGTTAACCTACTCGGTGACGAGGGCATACGCGCTGGTGGTGCCGGGGCCCAAGGGCAAAACCTTAAACtagg TTTTGTAGCCGGTGTCATTCTGCGCGAACGTTTGCCAGCCTTCGAACGGATGTTGTGGCGTGCCTGCAGAGGCAATGTCTTCTTGCGTCAGGCCATTATCGAATCCCACCTGGAGGATCCGGCTAAT GGTGACAAGGTGTACAAGTCGGTGTTCATCATCTTCTTCCAAGGTGACCAATTGAAGACGCGGGTCAAGAAGATCTGTGAAGGATTCCGCGCTACGCTCTATCCATGTCCGGAGGCTCCCACCGATCGGCGTGAGATGGCCATGGGCGTTATGACCCGTATTGAGGACCTGAACACCGTTCTCGGTCAAACGCAGGATCATCGTCATCGGGTGCTGGTAGCAGCTGCAAAGAACTTGAAGAATTGGTTCGTCAAGGTGCGCAAGATAAAGGCCATCTACCATACTTTGAACTTGTTCAACTTGGACGTTACTCAGAAGTGTTTGATTGCGGAATGCTGGGTACCGTTGTTGGACATCGAAACGATCCAAATTGCGTTGCGCAGAGGTACGGAGCGTTCGGGTTCTTCGGTGCCTCCCATTCTGAACCGTATGGAAACGTTTGAGGATCCGCCGACCTACAACCGGACGAACAAGTTCACTAATGCTTTCCAGGCGTTGATCAATGCCTATGGTGTCGCCAGCTATCGGGAAATGAATCCAGCTCCCTATACGATTATTACTTTCCCGTTCCTGTTCGCGGTGATGTTCGGCGATTTGGGACACGGCGCCATCATGGCTTTGTTTGGCTTGTGGATGGTGCTGAAGGAAAAGCCGCTGGCTGCTAAGAAATCTGAcaatgaaatttggaaaatctttTTTGGCGGACGATACATTATTTTGCTGATGGGCGTTTTCTCGATGTACACCGGTTTCGTGTATAACGACATATTCTCCAAGTCACTGAACGTTTTCGGATCTGCTTGGAGCATCAATTACAATACTTCGACTGTTATGGAGAACAAAGCTCTGCAGTTGGATCCAGGTTCCAAGGATTATTCACAGACCCCGTATCCAATTGGATTGGATCCAGTTTGGCAGGTCGCGTCCAACAAGATCATCTTTTTGAATGCCTACAAGATGAAGATTTCGATCATTTTGGGTGTCCTGCATATGTTGTTTGGTGTTTTTGTTGGACTGTTCAATCATCGctacttcaaaaataaaatggcCGTTTACTGCGAGTTTATTCCTCAAGTCATCTTTTTGGTGTTCTTGTTCTTCTACATGACTCTGCTGATGTTCATGAAGTGGACTAAGTATTCCGCCATGGACGAAGAGCTTCGCTTTAGACCCGGATGTGCCCCttcaattttgatcaccttcaTCAACATGGTCTTGTTCAAACCACCTCCAGAAGGCGATGTTTGCAGTCCCTGGATGTACGCCGGACAGGCAGGCCTCCAAAAATTCTTGGTTGTAATCGCTCTTCTTTGCGTACCTTGGATGCTTCTTGCCAAACCAATCATGATTATGAGAAGCCGTAAAGAAGCTGCT CATCAACCGATGGCTCCGTACAGTAACGAGAATGGCGATGCCGATGGAAGCTTGACTCAAAATAATGTCGCACAATCTGGAGGAGCCCCTCAACAAGGCGGTGGCGGCGGTCATGGACACGACAATGAAGAAATGtccgaaatttttattcatcaggGCATCCACACCATTGAGTATGTGCTGGGATCGGTTTCCCATACCGCTTCTTATCTGCGTTTGTGGGCCCTGTCTTTGGCTCATGCTC AATTGGCTGAAGTACTCTGGGGCATGGTGCTCAAAAACGGCTTGTCACAAGGCGGTTGGATCGGTGGAATCGCTCTCTGGGCCATCTTCGGCTTCTGGGCCGTTTTGACCGTTGGCATCCTGGTCATGATGGAAGGGCTGTCAGCTTTCCTTCATACTCTCCGTTTGCATTG GGTTGAATTCCAGAGCAAGTTCTATGCCGGTCTCGGTTACGCCTTCCAGCCGTTCTCGTTTGAAATGATTCTGGAAAGCAGTGGTGCTTCGGAAGAGTAA
- the LOC129738984 gene encoding V-type proton ATPase 116 kDa subunit a 1 isoform X5: MGSLFRSEEMTLCQLFLQSEAAYACVSELGELGLVQFRDLNPDVNAFQRKFVNEVRRCDEMERKLRYLEKEIKKDGIPMLDTGESPEAPQPREMIDLEATFEKLENELREVNQNAEALKRNFLELTELKHILRKTQVFFDESLYYYLLCSVLTKKPLKHFSDYKASYSPELSFVAGVILRERLPAFERMLWRACRGNVFLRQAIIESHLEDPANGDKVYKSVFIIFFQGDQLKTRVKKICEGFRATLYPCPEAPTDRREMAMGVMTRIEDLNTVLGQTQDHRHRVLVAAAKNLKNWFVKVRKIKAIYHTLNLFNLDVTQKCLIAECWVPLLDIETIQIALRRGTERSGSSVPPILNRMETFEDPPTYNRTNKFTNAFQALINAYGVASYREMNPAPYTIITFPFLFAVMFGDLGHGAIMALFGLWMVLKEKPLAAKKSDNEIWKIFFGGRYIILLMGVFSMYTGFVYNDIFSKSLNVFGSAWSINYNTSTVMENKALQLDPGSKDYSQTPYPIGLDPVWQVASNKIIFLNAYKMKISIILGVLHMLFGVFVGLFNHRYFKNKMAVYCEFIPQVIFLVFLFFYMTLLMFMKWTKYSAMDEELRFRPGCAPSILITFINMVLFKPPPEGDVCSPWMYAGQAGLQKFLVVIALLCVPWMLLAKPIMIMRSRKEAAHQPMAPYSNENGDADGSLTQNNVAQSGGAPQQGGGGGHGHDNEEMSEIFIHQGIHTIEYVLGSVSHTASYLRLWALSLAHAQLAEVLWGMVLKNGLSQGGWIGGIALWAIFGFWAVLTVGILVMMEGLSAFLHTLRLHWVEFQSKFYAGLGYAFQPFSFEMILESSGASEE; encoded by the exons ATGGGTTCGCTGTTTCGCAGCGAAGAGATGACCCTGTGTCAGCTCTTCCTCCAGAGTGAGGCGGCGTACGCATGCGTATCCGAGCTGGGAGAGCTTGGTTTGGTGCAGTTCCGGGAT CTCAACCCGGACGTGAATGCCTTCCAGCGGAAGTTCGTCAATGAGGTGCGCCGCTGCGACGAGATGGAGCGCAAGTTGCGCTACCTGGAGAAGGAAATCAAGAAGGACGGTATCCCGATGCTGGATACCGGCGAGAGCCCGGAAGCTCCCCAGCCCCGGGAGATGATCGACCTGGAGGCCACCTTCGAGAAGCTGGAGAACGAGCTACGGGAGGTGAACCAAAACGCGGAAGCGCTGAAGCGCAACTTCCTGGAACTAACCGAGCTGAAGCACATCCTCCGTAAGACTCAGGTTTTCTTCGACGAG TCACTGTACTACTACTTGCTGTGTTCCGTTCTTACCAAGAAGCCATTGAAGCATTTTTCGGACTACAAGGCCAGCTACAGCCCTGAATTAAG TTTTGTAGCCGGTGTCATTCTGCGCGAACGTTTGCCAGCCTTCGAACGGATGTTGTGGCGTGCCTGCAGAGGCAATGTCTTCTTGCGTCAGGCCATTATCGAATCCCACCTGGAGGATCCGGCTAAT GGTGACAAGGTGTACAAGTCGGTGTTCATCATCTTCTTCCAAGGTGACCAATTGAAGACGCGGGTCAAGAAGATCTGTGAAGGATTCCGCGCTACGCTCTATCCATGTCCGGAGGCTCCCACCGATCGGCGTGAGATGGCCATGGGCGTTATGACCCGTATTGAGGACCTGAACACCGTTCTCGGTCAAACGCAGGATCATCGTCATCGGGTGCTGGTAGCAGCTGCAAAGAACTTGAAGAATTGGTTCGTCAAGGTGCGCAAGATAAAGGCCATCTACCATACTTTGAACTTGTTCAACTTGGACGTTACTCAGAAGTGTTTGATTGCGGAATGCTGGGTACCGTTGTTGGACATCGAAACGATCCAAATTGCGTTGCGCAGAGGTACGGAGCGTTCGGGTTCTTCGGTGCCTCCCATTCTGAACCGTATGGAAACGTTTGAGGATCCGCCGACCTACAACCGGACGAACAAGTTCACTAATGCTTTCCAGGCGTTGATCAATGCCTATGGTGTCGCCAGCTATCGGGAAATGAATCCAGCTCCCTATACGATTATTACTTTCCCGTTCCTGTTCGCGGTGATGTTCGGCGATTTGGGACACGGCGCCATCATGGCTTTGTTTGGCTTGTGGATGGTGCTGAAGGAAAAGCCGCTGGCTGCTAAGAAATCTGAcaatgaaatttggaaaatctttTTTGGCGGACGATACATTATTTTGCTGATGGGCGTTTTCTCGATGTACACCGGTTTCGTGTATAACGACATATTCTCCAAGTCACTGAACGTTTTCGGATCTGCTTGGAGCATCAATTACAATACTTCGACTGTTATGGAGAACAAAGCTCTGCAGTTGGATCCAGGTTCCAAGGATTATTCACAGACCCCGTATCCAATTGGATTGGATCCAGTTTGGCAGGTCGCGTCCAACAAGATCATCTTTTTGAATGCCTACAAGATGAAGATTTCGATCATTTTGGGTGTCCTGCATATGTTGTTTGGTGTTTTTGTTGGACTGTTCAATCATCGctacttcaaaaataaaatggcCGTTTACTGCGAGTTTATTCCTCAAGTCATCTTTTTGGTGTTCTTGTTCTTCTACATGACTCTGCTGATGTTCATGAAGTGGACTAAGTATTCCGCCATGGACGAAGAGCTTCGCTTTAGACCCGGATGTGCCCCttcaattttgatcaccttcaTCAACATGGTCTTGTTCAAACCACCTCCAGAAGGCGATGTTTGCAGTCCCTGGATGTACGCCGGACAGGCAGGCCTCCAAAAATTCTTGGTTGTAATCGCTCTTCTTTGCGTACCTTGGATGCTTCTTGCCAAACCAATCATGATTATGAGAAGCCGTAAAGAAGCTGCT CATCAACCGATGGCTCCGTACAGTAACGAGAATGGCGATGCCGATGGAAGCTTGACTCAAAATAATGTCGCACAATCTGGAGGAGCCCCTCAACAAGGCGGTGGCGGCGGTCATGGACACGACAATGAAGAAATGtccgaaatttttattcatcaggGCATCCACACCATTGAGTATGTGCTGGGATCGGTTTCCCATACCGCTTCTTATCTGCGTTTGTGGGCCCTGTCTTTGGCTCATGCTC AATTGGCTGAAGTACTCTGGGGCATGGTGCTCAAAAACGGCTTGTCACAAGGCGGTTGGATCGGTGGAATCGCTCTCTGGGCCATCTTCGGCTTCTGGGCCGTTTTGACCGTTGGCATCCTGGTCATGATGGAAGGGCTGTCAGCTTTCCTTCATACTCTCCGTTTGCATTG GGTTGAATTCCAGAGCAAGTTCTATGCCGGTCTCGGTTACGCCTTCCAGCCGTTCTCGTTTGAAATGATTCTGGAAAGCAGTGGTGCTTCGGAAGAGTAA
- the LOC129738984 gene encoding V-type proton ATPase 116 kDa subunit a 1 isoform X1, whose amino-acid sequence MGSLFRSEEMTLCQLFLQSEAAYACVSELGELGLVQFRDLNPDVNAFQRKFVNEVRRCDEMERKLRYLEKEIKKDGIPMLDTGESPEAPQPREMIDLEATFEKLENELREVNQNAEALKRNFLELTELKHILRKTQVFFDEAALPGTVSVSNKSRTRYSRYQMADSHREEEQVNLLGDEGIRAGGAGAQGQNLKLGFVAGVILRERLPAFERMLWRACRGNVFLRQAIIESHLEDPANGDKVYKSVFIIFFQGDQLKTRVKKICEGFRATLYPCPEAPTDRREMAMGVMTRIEDLNTVLGQTQDHRHRVLVAAAKNLKNWFVKVRKIKAIYHTLNLFNLDVTQKCLIAECWVPLLDIETIQIALRRGTERSGSSVPPILNRMETFEDPPTYNRTNKFTNAFQALINAYGVASYREMNPAPYTIITFPFLFAVMFGDLGHGAIMALFGLWMVLKEKPLAAKKSDNEIWKIFFGGRYIILLMGVFSMYTGFVYNDIFSKSLNVFGSAWSINYNTSTVMENKALQLDPGSKDYSQTPYPIGLDPVWQVASNKIIFLNAYKMKISIILGVLHMLFGVFVGLFNHRYFKNKMAVYCEFIPQVIFLVFLFFYMTLLMFMKWTKYSAMDEELRFRPGCAPSILITFINMVLFKPPPEGDVCSPWMYAGQAGLQKFLVVIALLCVPWMLLAKPIMIMRSRKEAAHQPMAPYSNENGDADGSLTQNNVAQSGGAPQQGGGGGHGHDNEEMSEIFIHQGIHTIEYVLGSVSHTASYLRLWALSLAHAQLAEVLWGMVLKNGLSQGGWIGGIALWAIFGFWAVLTVGILVMMEGLSAFLHTLRLHWVEFQSKFYAGLGYAFQPFSFEMILESSGASEE is encoded by the exons ATGGGTTCGCTGTTTCGCAGCGAAGAGATGACCCTGTGTCAGCTCTTCCTCCAGAGTGAGGCGGCGTACGCATGCGTATCCGAGCTGGGAGAGCTTGGTTTGGTGCAGTTCCGGGAT CTCAACCCGGACGTGAATGCCTTCCAGCGGAAGTTCGTCAATGAGGTGCGCCGCTGCGACGAGATGGAGCGCAAGTTGCGCTACCTGGAGAAGGAAATCAAGAAGGACGGTATCCCGATGCTGGATACCGGCGAGAGCCCGGAAGCTCCCCAGCCCCGGGAGATGATCGACCTGGAGGCCACCTTCGAGAAGCTGGAGAACGAGCTACGGGAGGTGAACCAAAACGCGGAAGCGCTGAAGCGCAACTTCCTGGAACTAACCGAGCTGAAGCACATCCTCCGTAAGACTCAGGTTTTCTTCGACGAG GCAGCGCTGCCAGGTACGGTCAGTGTATCTAATAAGTCACGAACCCGCTATTCCCGCTATCAGATGGCGGATTCGCACAGGGAAGAGGAACAGGTTAACCTACTCGGTGACGAGGGCATACGCGCTGGTGGTGCCGGGGCCCAAGGGCAAAACCTTAAACtagg TTTTGTAGCCGGTGTCATTCTGCGCGAACGTTTGCCAGCCTTCGAACGGATGTTGTGGCGTGCCTGCAGAGGCAATGTCTTCTTGCGTCAGGCCATTATCGAATCCCACCTGGAGGATCCGGCTAAT GGTGACAAGGTGTACAAGTCGGTGTTCATCATCTTCTTCCAAGGTGACCAATTGAAGACGCGGGTCAAGAAGATCTGTGAAGGATTCCGCGCTACGCTCTATCCATGTCCGGAGGCTCCCACCGATCGGCGTGAGATGGCCATGGGCGTTATGACCCGTATTGAGGACCTGAACACCGTTCTCGGTCAAACGCAGGATCATCGTCATCGGGTGCTGGTAGCAGCTGCAAAGAACTTGAAGAATTGGTTCGTCAAGGTGCGCAAGATAAAGGCCATCTACCATACTTTGAACTTGTTCAACTTGGACGTTACTCAGAAGTGTTTGATTGCGGAATGCTGGGTACCGTTGTTGGACATCGAAACGATCCAAATTGCGTTGCGCAGAGGTACGGAGCGTTCGGGTTCTTCGGTGCCTCCCATTCTGAACCGTATGGAAACGTTTGAGGATCCGCCGACCTACAACCGGACGAACAAGTTCACTAATGCTTTCCAGGCGTTGATCAATGCCTATGGTGTCGCCAGCTATCGGGAAATGAATCCAGCTCCCTATACGATTATTACTTTCCCGTTCCTGTTCGCGGTGATGTTCGGCGATTTGGGACACGGCGCCATCATGGCTTTGTTTGGCTTGTGGATGGTGCTGAAGGAAAAGCCGCTGGCTGCTAAGAAATCTGAcaatgaaatttggaaaatctttTTTGGCGGACGATACATTATTTTGCTGATGGGCGTTTTCTCGATGTACACCGGTTTCGTGTATAACGACATATTCTCCAAGTCACTGAACGTTTTCGGATCTGCTTGGAGCATCAATTACAATACTTCGACTGTTATGGAGAACAAAGCTCTGCAGTTGGATCCAGGTTCCAAGGATTATTCACAGACCCCGTATCCAATTGGATTGGATCCAGTTTGGCAGGTCGCGTCCAACAAGATCATCTTTTTGAATGCCTACAAGATGAAGATTTCGATCATTTTGGGTGTCCTGCATATGTTGTTTGGTGTTTTTGTTGGACTGTTCAATCATCGctacttcaaaaataaaatggcCGTTTACTGCGAGTTTATTCCTCAAGTCATCTTTTTGGTGTTCTTGTTCTTCTACATGACTCTGCTGATGTTCATGAAGTGGACTAAGTATTCCGCCATGGACGAAGAGCTTCGCTTTAGACCCGGATGTGCCCCttcaattttgatcaccttcaTCAACATGGTCTTGTTCAAACCACCTCCAGAAGGCGATGTTTGCAGTCCCTGGATGTACGCCGGACAGGCAGGCCTCCAAAAATTCTTGGTTGTAATCGCTCTTCTTTGCGTACCTTGGATGCTTCTTGCCAAACCAATCATGATTATGAGAAGCCGTAAAGAAGCTGCT CATCAACCGATGGCTCCGTACAGTAACGAGAATGGCGATGCCGATGGAAGCTTGACTCAAAATAATGTCGCACAATCTGGAGGAGCCCCTCAACAAGGCGGTGGCGGCGGTCATGGACACGACAATGAAGAAATGtccgaaatttttattcatcaggGCATCCACACCATTGAGTATGTGCTGGGATCGGTTTCCCATACCGCTTCTTATCTGCGTTTGTGGGCCCTGTCTTTGGCTCATGCTC AATTGGCTGAAGTACTCTGGGGCATGGTGCTCAAAAACGGCTTGTCACAAGGCGGTTGGATCGGTGGAATCGCTCTCTGGGCCATCTTCGGCTTCTGGGCCGTTTTGACCGTTGGCATCCTGGTCATGATGGAAGGGCTGTCAGCTTTCCTTCATACTCTCCGTTTGCATTG GGTTGAATTCCAGAGCAAGTTCTATGCCGGTCTCGGTTACGCCTTCCAGCCGTTCTCGTTTGAAATGATTCTGGAAAGCAGTGGTGCTTCGGAAGAGTAA